The region aataaaaaacgcaTTTGTTCTAAATATTGCTttataaagaacaaaaaactTACATCAGAAAATATGTCAAAATGGTTACATATGATACCCTGCTAGTAGACAAAATTCATGTCCGATAACGTATAAAAGGGAATATTTATTCGCACACATTTTAGCATATAGCCTAATGGGACTTGTATGTTATTTTTCGCCAGTgcaatacaaatatattttttcctagaACATTTCAAATATTCAGTAAAAGgcaaaggaaataaaaagtatatGCAATACTTATACACATTAATAGATAATAAAACCATTGGACATCAAATCAGTTGAACTATTATATGCCATTTCCATGTACcaggaatataaaaattggtGACGTCGAAAAATTTCATGCCTTTTTATGCAgagtacaaaaataataaatatagtTAATGAaacgaatatattttttaaagtacaCTTTTGTtagatttattttctaataAAGGCAATACTTGTTTTATATGTAGTTCTCAAATATGTttatggtttaaaaaaaaaagtagaattaattttcataaaacCCATGCTATATATAGTGTATTATAATAACATACGAACATAAtctatgtaaaaaaaaaaatactaagaAATAAGCTTTATAATGGAGAAACactgaacaaaatttcaatttaaaatatgttgaTTATACATAAATCAAGGACAAAcgtataaaatttttttaagatgtTGTTTTTAccaattgaaaaaaaaatatatatatacatacatataaacacatacatatatatatacatatcaAAATATGGTATGTAAAGCACATTATAAATTGATATAATAAGGTATATGCGatgcaaaaattataattttaaatgcaaatttttataaattgtgTTTTTTACGATTATAACGTgtaatccattttttcattttaagtgagcattatttattatatttaaaaatttttccctttttgcacatacaaataaattttcgcATTATACTACAGTTTTCCTTATTCTTCGTATTTTGagattttttaatatataccCACTATTCTCCTctacaaaataaacagaatGAACTAATAAAAGatttctgtaaaaaaaaaaatgtaaaaatctTCAATCTTCTTCTGTTTGATTAACAtccaaattatatatatttcgcaatttttctttttccaattgtataatttaaaaagtatacTTCTACTATTGACAATAATTCCAAAGAGAAGACATTTTGTCgagacaaaaataaaatatcttcTCATTAATGAGAATACAAActtcaaataattattttattatttttttttttttctctttataaaattttcttcttacatttatttttctaattctttATACCATGAATTCCATTGTTTGTtgtttgtccattttttggtgaaatctccttcccattttttaaatgagcTGTTTGCTTTCTTTTCCCAGTTTTTGCAGTGTTTTTTAGTTGTCTTTAAAcatttcttttccattttatcgGTACATTTGATCCATTCTTTAGTTTTTCCAgctgcctcttttttttccattcttcATCATCAAGTTGTTCCTTAACATTTGCTTTCCATTTGTTCCATTCCGTATTGGTCCAGTCTTGTAACTTGTACTTATTATAGTCTAGCCATTTTTGGAATTGTCTATTCATGTGGTGCTTTCCTTCACTTTTGACCCATTTATTCCATTGGTTCCCATTCCAGTTTTGAGTGGATTTCAAGAAATCGGATTTGCACTCTCTATCGATATTTCCTGTATAACTCATCCATCTCTTTTCCAAGtatttacagaatttttgAAGTTCATCTTCTTTCTCTTTGGTCCATTCGTGTCTTTGGGTATGCATGGTACCTTTGTATCCTGAAAATTCTTTCTTAGCTTGCTTCATCCATTCGTtccagtttttatttttggtcCTTGAGGAGGTTTTGTTGTCAACGGCAATGGTGCTTTGGATGGTGGTGGTACAACTTCATTAACCATATCAACGAATTGATCAGAAGATTCTCCTCCAGAGGCTTTTGGTTTTTGTTTAGGGGCAGGTTCATCATCTTCACCTTCCTTAACGTATAAAGTTTCATCTTCTACTACATCATCACCTAATTCATCTTCGGCTACTTCAGCTTCCTAAAAGcacagttttaaaaaaaaataattataggTGCGTTACAAGTTCAAAAAACAATAAACGAAATAAGTGTTGAACAAAATGTACACGATCAGTCTGTTCACAATATTTCATTCAGTATATATTttcgtatatatatatgtaaatttttttatataattcttttttatcgtaCTGCAGCAGAAGCATAGAAGTTTATATTACAACTTGGGGATAAAACATATAAAGAtccacataaaaataaaaacgcagGTAACAAtctcattttgaagaaaattataaagttaaaaaaggttatttatattgttataatttAGCGGAAATAAAACCCTCAGAAGCAActcaaatatataatattttttcttcctttataCGTTTTTCCGGTATTTTCtaagtaataatttttaataagaatgaaaaaaaatcaatct is a window of Plasmodium cynomolgi strain B DNA, scaffold: 0044, whole genome shotgun sequence DNA encoding:
- a CDS encoding tryptophan-rich antigen (Pv-fam-a;~putative), with product TIAVDNKTSSRTKNKNWNEWMKQAKKEFSGYKGTMHTQRHEWTKEKEDELQKFCKYLEKRWMSYTGNIDRECKSDFLKSTQNWNGNQWNKWVKSEGKHHMNRQFQKWLDYNKYKLQDWTNTEWNKWKANVKEQLDDEEWKKKRQLEKLKNGSNVPIKWKRNV